The Fibrobacter sp. genome segment AAGCCAGCCTTTACGGATAAAAAAAGTCTCATGAGCTCTAAATTTCATCTCACGAACCTCTTTCGTTTTCAAATACTTTCCCATCAAACATCCCATCGCTAAGACAGATTGATTTACACACATTTTGAAATGGATGCATTTATTCTCATCAATGTGATAACCTTCAGCAGTTATACTAATTGATCCTGCCTTACACACGCTTTCACACTTCAAGCATTTTCTGCAGCCATTAAATTTTCGAATCTGATAAGCAATTTTTCTTTGCAAATCATCATGATCTGCAACATTCATCGTCCTTATCTTTACAGCGTGTTCAAAGCCATCAACAGTAAATGGTTGGAGAGAAATGATTGGCACATTTGTACGAACATCAAGTACAAGAACTTCGTGAAGAAGTTTTCTTCCAAGTTCACGGTTTATCTTTCCGAACGGTACGAACATATTCACAAGTTCGTCGTCAAATGGGCGAACAAGCCTGTAATTTTTCGCATGGTCTTCGGCGGTACAATTTGTGAATTTGATTTTAACATCATCAGCAGCCGCCAAGCCGTTTCCACCTTGACGCGCTTTCCATGCGCCTGAATCCACATATTCTTCTGGATCGGGCTTTCCAATTCTTTTCGCAAAGCGAATCAGAAAATCTCGCCATTGTTTAGAATTTTCAGGCATGTAGATTCTACTCAAAAATTGAGCACGCTGATTGTTATTTGGGCAACACCAGCAACCAACACGATCGTATCCTAAACGATACGCATCGTTGAAATCAACATTCTCCGCTAAAAGATAAAGCCATATATCGATATCTTTCCAATCAATGATTGGAGACGCTACTGTTTGCTTTTGAATTTTAACAGATTCTTTGCCGCTTTCAACACGATTGTATTTGCTTCGGCTTGCACTTTCCGCACGACGAATCCCGTAAAAAGTCAATATTTGCTGATTTCTGTACAAAGAGTTCAATACGCGGGTAATCGGTCCAGTTTTGAACATGGAACAGCACCAACGCATAATTCGCGCAGGAGGACCAATGTCTTCGCAAACATCCATAAAATTTTGATCTTCATTGATAGAAGTTTCAAAAATTGCAAACGGATGATTCTTCTTAAATCTTTTTGCGTATTCAACCGTTTGCGGAAATTCCAATGTTGTGTTTCCGAAAATATGAACAAGGCTCGGATTACCTAATGCTTTCGTTACAATGTCTGCCGTAACAGAAGAATCCTTACCTCCAGAAAAGGACAAAACAATGTTTTCTTCAGGATAGTTGGCAGCTTCTTTCTTTATAAAAGCATGAGCTTCGCTGATCAGCGCATTAAGGCGATTCTTATTAGCCGCAATAAATTTGTTTTTGAAGTCTTCAAAACATGCTTGTATCTTCTTGGATTTATTACTTTTTTCGTTTTCCTTAATCAATGCGGAAAGGACATCGCAATCTTCCGTCCGAAAAGTCCTTGAAGGAACTGACTTCATCTTTCCGTCGATATAATAGCGACTGTCTAAAGCCCACACAGAACACTCTGAGTATTTCAAAGGTTGATCGTGAGCTAATAGGAGTTCCAACAGCAATCTTTCCTCTGGAAAGACTGGACGCAAATCTGTTGACAGAAATGTCGTTGCTGAATGACAAAGCGGGCATACGCTTTTGCCATTAACGCCATTAATCTGCTCTGGAGGCGTGATTATAGGAATGCGACAAGATTGACACCAAAAAACTTGTGCAGAAAGGAAACCGGAACTTTCGTGCTGTTCCTCATTATCAATACGCAGAGATGACTTTTTTTTCGTCAATCAAACCTCAGCCAGTGCTCACTCTTGCACTGGTAGCTCGATGACGTTTTTTGGGATAAAAAAAACGCGGGCCGTCAGCTTATCAGTCTGAAGGCTCTGGTAAACCTGTCTAATGATAAGCGGAAGACGACCCGCGCACAAAGTGCGCGAGCGTCCACCCAGTTCTCATTAGACATTGAAAATGTACCAGATTTTCAGACTGAGAACAAGAGCGAAAAACTCTAATATGTCAATGAGAATGATAGCAAAAGACGACCACGAAACGGAGTCCGAGATGACAATACGGGGGTTTTAGGGGCTCGCCCCTAGGCGAGGGGGTGAGTGGAAGCCTCGGCTGGGGTGGGGTGAATCGGTGATGCCGGAACTGAGTCCGGCATGACAATGCGGGGTGACGGGGGCGGCGAGGCTGCAGCCAGGGGGAGACTTCCCCCTCCAAAAAATTCTAGGCCTCTTGACAGGCTCATTTCAAAAAGGTATATTTAGTGCACAAGTGAGTAGTTTTTGACGATTTCACGCTTGTTCGTCAAAGGAGTTAACATAGATATGCATGCTACAAATGCAAAGAAAAAGCAATCATATGCAAGTATTTTGCGACTTTTTTCAATCAATTACTTGCTTTTGCAATCGCTTGAATCTATATTTATGGGCGTGAGCACCATAGCAAAAAATTTTCGCATCGATTCTGAGCTGAACCGTCAGGCCAACAAGCTCCTTGAGGGGCTGGGGCTTTCGATGTCTCAGGCTTTTTCGATGTTCTTGCGACAGGTGGTGCTGCAGCAAGGTCTCCCATTTGAAGTGAAATATCCTCGGCGTTCCGGTGAACTGCTGAACGCAATTGAAGAAGCGAAACGGCTTGAAGCCGACCCCAATACAAAGCGCTATACGGATATGGACGAAATGTGGGCGGACCTTGACAAATGATTTACGAAGTTATCTGGACCAACCGTTTTAAGAAGAGCTACAAGCTTTGCAAAAAGCGCGGGCTCCCGTTAGAAGAACTCAAGTCCGTTGTCGAATTACTCCGGACGGACCAGACTCTTGACGAAAAGTTTCGTGACCACGAACTGTCCGGCGTTTTCGCAGGGACGAGAGAACTCCATATCCGTCCAGACTGGCTTTTGTGCTACAGAAAGAACAACGGGATCTTGGCGCTTACCCTTGTGGATACTGGAACGCATTCCGATTTGTTCGGGAAATAAAAACTGTTGCGGCAAAAAATATCGGAACAAAAAAAGCCATTTGGTAGTGGCATGGCCCTCTTGACAGGCGCATTTTGAGAGCATATATTAAGTAAATAGTCGAAGTTTCTTTTTGTCTGGTAGAGGAATTGAGTATAATCAGCACAATGCTGATGCCTGATTGATAGAGGTGTATATGGGAAACAGGTTCACGTTTGCTTTGGGGCTGGCCTTGGCTGCGGCGCAGGCTTTCGGTGCGGTCTATTATGTTGCTGTCGACGGCAAAGACGGCAATGCGGGCACGAAGGAGAAGCCTTTCGCGACGCTCAACAAGGCGAACGCCGTGGTGGCCGCGGGCGATACGGTGTGGATTCGCGGCGGCGTGTACGACTTGCACGATACGGTCTTTTTCGCGCGGTATAAGATGACGGCCGCAATCCTGTTGACGGCGAGCGGCGAGAGCGACGACAAGCGCATCCATTATCTTGCCTACCCGGGCGAGCGTCCGATTTTTGACGGGGCGAACCTCCCGGTGGCGGAAGGCGAGGAACACAGCGACGGCACTCCCGCGGGGGCGATGTACACTTCGCCCATCGTGATTTCGGCGAAGTTCCTCCACTTGAAGGGTATCGAGGTGCGCAATACTCCCATGAAGCACAACTCGAATTCCGGCGTTTTCCTTTACGCGAGCAAGCATATTTTCTTGGAGGAGATGGAAAGCCACCACAACGCGGGTCCGGGATTTTTCGCGAACGACGGCGCGGCGGATGGTGGCGGGCACATCTTCTTGAACTGCGATGCGCACGACAATTACGACCCTACGGGTTGGCAGGGCGACGGCGAGAATGCCGACGGTTTCGGGGCGCATTACCAGAAGCCCGGCGAGGGCGATACGACCAGGTTCATCGGGTGTCGCGCGTGGTGGAACAGCGACGACGGTTTCGACTTCATCAACCAGGAATTTCCCGTGGTTCTGGAAAACTGCTACGCCATGGGCAACGGCTACAGCGATTACGGTCGGGGCAATCCGAAAAACGGAAACGGTTACGGAATCAAGATGGGCCAGAGCACGTATGGCACCGGACATCATACGATCAAGTATTGCGTCGCCTGGAAAAACAAATCTTCGGGCTTTTATGCGAACTACACCAATGCCGGCAGCAAGTGGCTCAACAACACGTCTTACATGAATGAAGATCGCGCTTACAGCATGGCGTCGACGCTCTACGCCGAAGACGGCAAAACTCGCCTTGCCGAGGTGGCCCCGCTTACGGGCGACAACGCGCACGTGCTCAAGAACAACATCGCCTTCCCGAACAAGAATTCGCAAATCGGGACTTGCTGGGAAAAGATATCGAGCCAGGACATCGACCATTATGTGGATTGCCCCGCCGGCGAAAACAACACGTGGAACCTGAAGCTCGACTTGACGGAAGATGACTTTATGAGTCTCGATGACCCGAGTATGACCGTGACGGGCGAGGATCTCTCGAAGCTTGCGGGAATATTGGGTCCGCGCAATGCTGACGGCAGTTTGCCCAATGTGGACTTCTTGCGGCTCAAGAAGGGGAGTCGCGCCATTGACCAGGGCGAAGATATCGGTTTCCCGTTTGTAGGCGACGCTCCTGATTTGGGCGCGTTCGAGTACGGCTCGGATGTCATGTCCGTCGCCATGAGGCCGAACCGCTCTGCGGAAATTCCGGGTTTCGCGACCGTTTACGATTTGCGGGGCTGCAATCTGGGAACCTTGCAAACCATGCCCAAGAAACCGGGCGTGTACCTTGTACGTAACGGAAAAAATCTGCGGAAGATGTTCGTCAGGTAGCGAAGTTTTACAGAAATTGTGATTGCGAGAAATGTTGTTGCAAATAATGTAAAGCCGGCGAAGCGACTTGAAAAATACATGAAAAAATATCGCAGGTTTTGAAGAACCTTTTGTTATATTTCTTCTTGTATGATTTCTCTGAACGACTATCTATTCTCCGGAAATACGGTGCTGAAAATTTTGCACCAGTATTCGAACGACCTCAGGAACAGCGCGAAGGAATCGCGCAACGGCATCGACCTTGCGCATTCCAATTACCTGATTCAGATAATCGAGCTTCTCGAGCACAATGACTTCTTGACTTCGCAGTCTCAGAGAATCAAGGAATTCTACAAGTTCATGACGCGCGAGTATCCCTTCTTGGCTTTCACCTTCAAGGGACGCATCAAGTCGCTGGTCCGCGCTGAAGAAAAATTCAACGGGTACATCCTTGAATACATCTACGACTATTACAAGAAAAATAGGGTGTTCCCGTCCGAGGCGGAAATCAAGAGCCGCCTGATTTGCTTCCGCGACCTTATCGCATACCGCATCGTCATCTCGATGCCGACTTGCCATATCAAGAAAGGCGACGACAGGACCGCCATAGAGCAGAAGTACCTCTACGACATCGCGAACGTGTTGCCCGGATTCCTCGAAGAGAAGGGTTTTTCCGCGGAACTTTCCGGATTCGAGGGGCATTCCGATTTGCTCATGGAATCCATTCGGCCCTACTACCGCGATTACGTGACGACCCCGAGAAGCACGGGTTACCAGTCGCTGCATATCACGTTCTACGACAATCTCGCGCGTTGCTATACGGAACTGCAATTGCGTACCAAGGACATGGACGATTTTGCCGAGATAGGCGAGGCGAACCACTTCGGTTACGAGAAGTTGCAGGAGGCGCGCCGCACCAAGCGCGACGAGATTCCGGGCGGCGAGTGCGTCTATTTTGACGAGGCTTACGAGCGCCTGACAAAGTTGCAGGAACTCGAGCTGGCGAAAATAGACGTGAACATGTTCAAGGCCATCAACAACCAGCTCATCAACGATGGTTGCGGGCTGTTCAGAGGCCGGCAGATTTTGCCGTTCGAACATTTGTCGCGTTTTCAGAACGACTTAATCGATTGACAAAAATTTTTCGGATTGAAATTTTTTATAATGTATAATTGCTTATGTTAACGGCAATTATTTTATCGATATTATTTCTTTTTGGGGATGTGGGGATTCTGTTTATCAGCCAGCCCAGTTTTGGGCGCCTTCCCCAGGGCGAGCGCCTGGAGCGTGTCAGGAAATCGCCGCATTACGATGGAACGCAGTTCGTGAACGAGGTGGAAACCGCGTTCTCGACGGGCAATAGGACCAAACTTGGAGTCTGGAAGGATTATGTTTTCGGCGACAAGACGCTGTTGTTCCCGGATACGGCGCTTCATGTCATCAAGACGGATCTGAAGTCGCTCCCGCAGGACCGCGATTGGATTGTGTGGTTCGGGCATTCGTCTTACCTGATGAATCTGTCTGGCAAGAAGGTGCTGGTGGACCCGGTGTTTTACAAGGGCTCTCCGGTGGAGTTCGCGAACAAGATGTTCCTGGGGACGGATGTCTACAAGCCCGCCGACATGCCGGATATTGATTATCTGGTAGTTTCCCATGACCATTGGGACCATTTGGATTACGAGGTGGTAACGGAGATGAAGCCTCGCGTCAAGAAAGTCGTGACGGCTCTTGGTGTGGGCGAACATTTCGAATACTGGGGTTACCCTGTCGAAAAAATTGTGGAATTGGACTGGTGGGAATTCGCCGACTTGGAAGAAGGCTTCCGCGTGACGGCGACTCCGGCGCGGCATTTCTCGGGCCGCGAACTGCACGAAAACAAGACGTTCTGGGCTTCGTTCGCATTCAAGTCGCCCAAGCGTTTGGTGTGGATTGGTGGCGATTCCGGCTATGGCCCGCACTATGCGAAAATCGGGAAGGAGTTCCCGGACATCGACCTCGCCATTATGGAAAACGGACAATACAACAAGGATTGGTCGCAGGTCCATACGATGCCGGAATACCTGGGCAAAGAAATGATTGAACTGGACGCGAAACGCTATCTCACGGTTCATCATTCCAAATTCAGCCTGAGCAAACATCCGTATTACGAGCCGCTGGAAAACGCGAAACGTGCCGCCCGCGAATCGGGTAAGCCCGTACTTATGCCGCAAATCGGCGAAGTCATGTATTTGGAATAAAGTGGCTTATCGCGAAGTCTAGCTGCTGGTTTTAAGCGGTATATAAATTTTTCCTATATCTGGTGAGCGGAAAATAGTATAACCAAATATCCCGAATTTGGTTGACGATGCAATAGTTTGTGTCTATATTTTTCCTATCAAAACAATAGGGAATTAAAAATGATTCGTTTTTTTGCGACTAAATGTTGTTCTTGTCGATGTCGGGCGGGCGACTAGTTTTTAGGATATTCTATCAAACTGGTTTCCGCTCGGTTCTTCCGTAGCGGATTTTTTTATTCAAACTTTTAAATAACGGCGCGGTCGCGCCAAAGGATTTTCAAAATGTCAATTTCCAACTATATTGAAACGAAACTGATTCACGGCGGCATCGATGGCGACAAGGTTACGGGAGCCGTAAACGTCCCTATCTACCAGACTTCTACCTATAAGCAGGCGGGGCTCGGCGAAAATACGGGCTGGGAATATTCCCGAACGGGGAACCCCACGCGCGCAGCGCTCGAGGCGCTGATTGCGGAACTAGAAGGCGGCGTGGCGGGCTTCGCGTTTGCAAGCGGCATGGCGGCGACCTCGACGGTGCTTTCGCTCTTTAACAAGGGCGATCGCATCATCATTTCGAGCAATGTTTATGGCGGAACGTTCCGCGTTCTCGACAAGGTGTTCAAGAATTTCGGCATCACGTATTCCATTGAAGATACGACGGACTTGGAAGCGCTCGATGCGAAAGTGACGCCCGACGTGAAGGCGTTCTTTGTGGAAAGCCCGGCGAACCCGCTCTTGACGGTGACGGATTTGGCCGGCGTCGCGGCGATTGCGAAAAAGCATGGCATCTTGACGATTGTCGACAACACCTTCATGACTCCGTATTTGCAGCGCCCGCTGGAACTCGGCGCCGATATCGTGGTGCATTCCGCGACAAAATATTTGGGCGGTCACAGTGACTTGGTGGCTGGACTTGCGGTGACGAACAACAAGGAGATTGCCGAAAGGCTTGCCTTCAATCAGAATGCCGTGGGCGCGGTACTCGGCCCCTTCGATTCGTTCCTGCTGATTCGCGGCATCAAGACGCTCGGCGTGCGCCTGGATCGCCATACCGAAAATGCGGAACGCATTGCCCGCTACCTGGAAAAACATGAAGCCGTAAAGCATGTGTATTATCCTGGCCTCCCGACGGCGCAGGGTTACGAAATCAACAAGAAACAGGCCAAAAATGGCGGCGCCATGATTTCGTTCGAACTCTATGAAAATTACGACATCAAGAAATTCTTCAAGGGCCTCAAGCTGGTTTCGCTCGCCGAAAGCTTGGGCGGTGTCGAAAGCCTCGTATGCCATCCGGCTACGATGACGCATGCCTCCATCCCGAAGGAAATCCGCGAGAAGGTGGGCATTACCGACGGGCTGATTCGCCTGTCCGTGGGCATCGAGAAGGTGGACGACATCATTCTCGATTTGAATGCGGGCATCAACGCCGCGAAGGAGGCTTGATTATGCGTTACTATGAATCGATGCAGTCTCTGATTGGCAAGACTCCGCTTGTAAAGCTTACGCATGTGGGCCTCCCCGAGGGCGTGAATTTGTTTGCAAAACTGGAACTGTGGAACCCCTCGGGCAGCGTGAAGGACCGCACGGGCCTTTACATGGTAAATGACGCTCTCGCAAAGGGAACGCTCAAGCCGGGTGGAACCATTGTCGAGGCGACCGCGGGCAATACGGGGCTCGGAATCGCTTTTGCGGCATTGAACCGCGGCGTGCGCGTAATCTTTGTGGTGCCTACCAAGTTCTCGCAAGAAAAGCAGACGCTTTTGCGTGCGCTCGGTGCGGAGCTCATCAATACCCCGCGCGAAGAGGGAATGCTCGGTGCCGAAAAGAAGGCCGAGGAACTCCTCAAGGAAATTCCGGATTCCATTTCGCTAAGGCAGTTCCACAACATGGCCAATCCGCTCGCGCATTACGAAACGACCGGCCCCGAGATTTACGATGACCTGGATGGGCACATTGATTACGTGGTGGCTGGCGCAGGGAGTGGCGGCACGTACTCGGGCATCCTCAAGTACCTCAAGGAACGCGATCCAAAAATCCAGGGCGTGCTTGCGGACCCCATCGGTTCTACGATGGGTGGCGGTGAACATGGCGATTACAACATCGAAGGAATCGGTAACGATTTTATCGCCGATACGATGGATATGTCACTTGTAGATAAAGTAATCAAAATCAATGATGACGACGCCTTTGGTGGCTCTCGCGAGCTTGCTCAAAAGGAAGGCATTATTGCTGGGTCTTCATCTGGCGCGGCATTCAGCGCTGCCAAGAAGTTGGTTGCCTCCGGTGCTCGCGGCAACATCGTCTTTGTGGCACCCGATCGCGGAGACCGTTACTTTAGCAAGGGATTATACCTGTAATTTAATTTGTCTAAAATCCTCTATTCTATCCCAAAAAACTCTGCCATCCTGGTGGAGTTTTTTTGTCGGCATGGTTATAGATTTTAGTTATAACTTTCTATAGTTAAATAGTATGCGTTTATGCCTTGACGAGGGCAAAATCTTATTCTATCTTAAAGCCTACAAGATTGATAGGAAAAGCAAAATGGTTTGTGATTCCTAAGCATTCGAAGGAGCGCTATATGGTAAGTGACTGTCGAATGCCGAGAGGCATTCTGAAAACGAACTAGCTCGGAGCCTTCTGTCCTTAAGGCTCCACCGGCTAGAAAAATTGAGCCTAAGGATACTTCAAAAAACATTTATAGCGTACAAGGGTTTGACATAAAACCCCCTTGTCCGCTGCAACCTAAAAGGAATTTTTACCATGACGACACAGAACAAGCTTCATTTTGAGACTCTTCAGCTCCACGTTGGCCAGGAACAGGCGGACCCCGCAACCGATTCCCGTGCGGTTCCTATTTACCAGACCACCTCTTATGTTTTCCACAATTCCCAGGACGCAGCTGACCGTTTTGCCCTGAAGGCTGGCGGTAACGTTTATGGCCGTATCAACAACTCCACTCAGGGTGTGCTCGAAGAACGTATTGCTGCCCTCGAAGGTGGCGTTGCCGCTCTCGCTGTCGCTTCTGGTGCAGCTGCCATTACCTACGCCATCACGGCTCTCGCTCGCAAGGGCGATCACGTGGTTGCCCAGCGCACGGTTTATGGCGGTACTTTCAACCTGCTGCAGCATACGCTCCGCACCTTCGGTATCGAGACCACGTTCGTCGACACGCACGATCTCAAGAGTGTCGAAGCTGCCGTGAAGGACAACACCAAGCTTATCTTTATCGAGACGCTCGGCAACCCGCATTCCGACATCCCGGATATTGACGCCATCGCCGCAATCGCTCACAAGAACAAGATCCCGCTGGTCATCGACAACACCTTCGGTACGCCGTATCTGATCCGCCCGATTGAACACGGCGCCGACGTCGTGGTGCATTCCGCGACCAAGTTTATCGGCGGTCACGGCACGACTCTCGGCGGCATCATCGTGGATAGCGGCAAGTTCGACTGGGCTGCAAGCGGCAAGTTCCCGCAGTTCACCGAAAAGAACCCCAGCTACGGTTTCCCGTTTGTGGCCGCCGGCGCTGCCGCCTACGCCATCTACATCCGCACTATCCTCCTCCGCGATGAAGGTGCCGCAATTTCTCCGTTCAACGCATTCTTGCTGCTGCAGGGTGTCGAAACGCTTTCGCTCCGCTTGGATCGCCACGTGGAAAACACCAAGAAGGTCTTGGATTACCTCACCAAGCATCCGAAGGTTACCCGCGTGAGCCATCCGAGCCTCCCGAACCATCCGGACCATAAGCTTTACCAGAAGTACTTCCCGAATGGCGGCGGTTCCATCTTCACCTTCGACATCAAGGGCGGCCAGGAAGAAGCCTTCAAGTTCATCGACAGCCTGAAAATCTTCAGCCTGCTCGCCAACGTCGCCGATGTGAAGAGCCTCGTGATTCACCCGTACACGACGACGCATTCGGAGCTCACTCCGGAAGAACTCGCCGCAGCGGAAATTACGCCGGCAACGATTCGCGTCTCCATCGGTACGGAGCACTACGAAGACATTATTGCCGACCTTGAAAAAGGCTTTGCTGCGATTTAATTGATTGCATTGAGTATCCAGCTCCGATGGCGTTTTCACCATTAGGAAACGACTGTCGGGCTGGATTTTTTTGTACGGAGAATACAATGATAGATTTTGAATATTACAACCCGGCGAAAATTGTCTTTGGCGAACACAGTGAACAGAAACTGAAATCGCTTTTGGCTGCGTACGGCGTAAAGTCGCTCCAGCTCGTGTATAGCGGCGACTTCATCAAGACGCTCGGCATTTACGACGTGATCAAGGCGGCCGTTGCCGAACTCGGAATCAAGTTTTCCGAAAACGGGAACGTGGTGCCGAATCCGTCCATCGACCTGGTGCGCGAACTCGTGAAGCAGGGCAAGGAAAACGGGGTAGACTTCGTCCTTGCTGTCGGTGGCGGAAGTTCCATCGATACGGCTAAGGCGGTGGCGCTCGGCATTCCTTACGAAGGCGACGTCTGGAACTTTTTCGAGAAGGGCGTTTCGCCCAAGGAAGTGCTCCCGATTGGCGTCATCGCGACGACGGCATCGAGCGGCTCCGAAACTTCGAATGCGGCAATCCTTTCGAGCGGTGAATGGAAGCTCGGTTTTGAAGACGATCGCATCATTCCGAAGTTCGCCATCATGAACCCGAAATACACTGTGGGCCTGCCGGCTTACCAGACTTTCGTGGGCATCGCAGACGTGCTTTCGCACTTGTTGGAACGCTATTTCTCGGACGAGAAGTTTTCCGATACTACGGACTACTTGATCGAGGGTGCCATCAGGGCGCTGCTCGTCAATGCCGACAAGCTCATCGCCAACCAGAAAGACGTCAACGCCCGCGGAGAAATCCAGTGGCTCGCCAGTGTCGCTCACGGCGGATTCCTGGATGCAGGGCGCCGCGCCGACTGGGGCTCGCATCGCATCGAACATGAACTTTCTGCCCAGTACAACATCACCCATGGTGAAGGCATGGCGGTTGTGACCATCGCCTGGACAAAGTACATGGCCGAGAAAAAGCCCTGGAGGCTCGCACTCCTCGCAAGCCGCGTGTTCGGAGTGGATTCGTTCAACTACAGCGAAACGGAACGCGCGCTGATCCTTTCGGAAAAGCTTGCGGCGTTCTTCAAGAAGCTGGGGCTCGCGACGACGCTTGCGGAACTCAATATCGATGACAAGGACTTCGACGCGATGGCCGCAAGGGCTACGCGCAACGGCAAGGTCGGGCACTATGTGCCGCTTGACGCTGCGGCAATCAAGGAAATCTTGAAGGTCGCACTTTAAATCTTAACAAAAATGATGCATTAACATCAAAGGAGAGTACAAACAATGGCAAGAGTAAAATTTATTGAATCGGTTGACGAAGCTCAGGGCAAGGCGAAGGAAGCCTACGAAAAGCTCGTTTCTACAGGCAAGATCACCAACATGAAGCGCGCACTGCTGCAGGACTATGCGACGTTCGACGCCTTCATGGGCTGGTACACCAGCTGGGCACGCCTCGTAGAAATTATCGGACAGCGCGCCGCTACCGTCTACGCCCACGCTATCTCTACTACCAACAGCTGCCAGCTCTGCTCGCTGTTCTTCATCAGCGACTTGCGGGCTCTTGGTATCGACCCCAACGGCTTTGAATACGAGAAGAACGAGGAAATCCTCGCCAAGCTTGCAAGGCAGATCGTGAAGGACCCCACCGCCGT includes the following:
- a CDS encoding O-acetylhomoserine aminocarboxypropyltransferase/cysteine synthase family protein, translating into MTTQNKLHFETLQLHVGQEQADPATDSRAVPIYQTTSYVFHNSQDAADRFALKAGGNVYGRINNSTQGVLEERIAALEGGVAALAVASGAAAITYAITALARKGDHVVAQRTVYGGTFNLLQHTLRTFGIETTFVDTHDLKSVEAAVKDNTKLIFIETLGNPHSDIPDIDAIAAIAHKNKIPLVIDNTFGTPYLIRPIEHGADVVVHSATKFIGGHGTTLGGIIVDSGKFDWAASGKFPQFTEKNPSYGFPFVAAGAAAYAIYIRTILLRDEGAAISPFNAFLLLQGVETLSLRLDRHVENTKKVLDYLTKHPKVTRVSHPSLPNHPDHKLYQKYFPNGGGSIFTFDIKGGQEEAFKFIDSLKIFSLLANVADVKSLVIHPYTTTHSELTPEELAAAEITPATIRVSIGTEHYEDIIADLEKGFAAI
- a CDS encoding iron-containing alcohol dehydrogenase — encoded protein: MIDFEYYNPAKIVFGEHSEQKLKSLLAAYGVKSLQLVYSGDFIKTLGIYDVIKAAVAELGIKFSENGNVVPNPSIDLVRELVKQGKENGVDFVLAVGGGSSIDTAKAVALGIPYEGDVWNFFEKGVSPKEVLPIGVIATTASSGSETSNAAILSSGEWKLGFEDDRIIPKFAIMNPKYTVGLPAYQTFVGIADVLSHLLERYFSDEKFSDTTDYLIEGAIRALLVNADKLIANQKDVNARGEIQWLASVAHGGFLDAGRRADWGSHRIEHELSAQYNITHGEGMAVVTIAWTKYMAEKKPWRLALLASRVFGVDSFNYSETERALILSEKLAAFFKKLGLATTLAELNIDDKDFDAMAARATRNGKVGHYVPLDAAAIKEILKVAL